A single region of the Ziziphus jujuba cultivar Dongzao chromosome 10, ASM3175591v1 genome encodes:
- the LOC107410460 gene encoding protein ETHYLENE INSENSITIVE 3 → MMMMFDEMGFCGDMDFLCPPQGGEIAIQQAEPEATVEDDYTDEEIDVDELERRMWRDKMRLKRLKEQNKGKDGIDIAKQRQSQEQARRKKMSRAQDGILKYMLKMMEVCKAQGFVYGIIPEKGKPVTGASDNLREWWKDKVRFDRNGPAAIAKYQADNSIPGRNDGCNSIGPTPRTLQELQDTTLGSLLSALMQHCDPPQRRFPLEKGVPPPWWPAGTEEWWPQLGLPKDQGPPPYKKPHDLKKAWKVGVLTAVIKHMSPDIAKIRKLVRQSKCLQDKMTAKESATWLAIINQEEALARELFPDSCPPLSSAGGSGSLVMNDCSEYDVEGADDEPNFDVHERKPENLGSSFGMDRMREGLSVHQSPYPVKGEVISNMDFVRKRKPTGDLNMMMDQKIYTCEHLQCPYSELRLGFHDRTSRDNHQLTCPYRSNSSDFGASNFHVHEVKPVIFPQSFSQPKPVAPPVNSVSPSIDLSGLGVPEDGQKMISELMSIYDNSVQGSKNVTPGIAISENQNHAQPKFQHQREEYFHSQGVGLEGNFFEESNMQSNHQVLSREEGQFDRFKALNSPFEANHNQNHSSSSSNNNNNNNNFQLIFGSPFDLSSFDYKEDLQGIAMEKQHDVSIWYQ, encoded by the coding sequence atgatgatgatgtttgATGAGATGGGATTCTGTGGTGATATGGATTTCTTATGCCCTCCTCAAGGGGGAGAAATAGCTATCCAACAGGCTGAACCAGAAGCCACTGTAGAGGATGATTATACCGATGAGGAGATAGATGTTGATGAGCTTGAGAGAAGGATGTGGAGGGACAAAATGCGTCTCAAACGTCTAAAAGAACAGAATAAGGGTAAGGATGGAATTGATATTGCAAAGCAGCGACAGTCCCAGGAACAGGCAAGGAGGAAGAAGATGTCAAGGGCTCAAGATGGGATCTTGAAATACATGTTGAAGATGATGGAAGTTTGCAAAGCTCAAGGCTTTGTCTATGGGATTATTCCTGAGAAGGGAAAACCAGTGACGGGGGCATCTGACAATCTTCGTGAATGGTGGAAAGATAAAGTCAGGTTTGATCGTAATGGTCCGGCTGCCATAGCCAAATACCAAGCTGATAATTCGATTCCTGGCCGGAATGATGGCTGCAACTCAATTGGTCCTACTCCTCGCACCTTGCAAGAGCTTCAAGACACCACCCTTGGGTCTCTCCTATCAGCCCTTATGCAACATTGTGACCCGCCTCAGAGGAGGTTTCCACTTGAGAAAGGTGTCCCTCCACCATGGTGGCCAGCTGGAACTGAGGAGTGGTGGCCTCAGCTGGGTTTGCCAAAGGATCAAGGACCTCCACCTTATAAGAAACCTCATGACTTGAAGAAGGCATGGAAGGTGGGTGTTCTTACTGCTGTGATTAAGCATATGTCCCCTGACATTGCCAAGATTCGAAAGCTTGTTAGGCAATCAAAGTGTTTGCAAGACAAGATGACAGCTAAGGAGAGTGCTACGTGGCTTGCCATAATCAACCAGGAGGAGGCCTTGGCTCGTGAACTTTTTCCTGATTCTTGCCCTCCTCTTTCCTCTGCTGGAGGAAGTGGATCTTTGGTTATGAATGACTGCAGTGAATATGATGTTGAAGGGGCTGACGATGAACCAAACTTTGATGTGCATGAGCGTAAACCTGAAAACCTTGGTTCCAGTTTTGGGATGGATAGAATGAGGGAAGGGCTATCTGTTCATCAATCACCTTATCCGGTCAAGGGTGAAGTTATCAGCAACATGGATTTCGTTAGAAAGCGGAAGCCAACAGGTGATCTAAACATGATGATGGATCAAAAGATTTACACATGTGAGCACCTTCAGTGTCCTTACAGTGAACTGCGTCTTGGTTTTCATGATAGGACTTCCAGGGACAATCATCAATTGACTTGCCCTTACAGAAGCAACTCTTCAGATTTTGgagcatcaaatttccatgTTCACGAGGTTAAACCAGTTATTTTCCCTCAATCCTTCAGTCAACCCAAACCAGTTGCACCACCAGTGAACTCTGTCTCGCCATCCATCGATCTATCAGGCCTTGGTGTTCCAGAAGATGGGCAGAAAATGATAAGCGAGCTAATGTCAATCTATGATAACAGTGTCCAAGGATCTAAGAATGTTACCCCCGGCATTGCCATCAGCGAAAATCAGAATCATGCTCAGCCCAAATTTCAACATCAACGGGAAGAGTATTTCCACAGCCAAGGAGTTGGATTGgaaggaaatttctttgaagaaTCCAACATGCAAAGTAACCATCAGGTCCTCTCTCGAGAAGAAGGTCAATTTGACCGTTTTAAGGCTTTGAATTCACCTTTTGAGGCCAACCACAACCAAAAtcacagcagcagcagcagcaacaacaacaacaacaacaacaactttcAGTTGATATTCGGATCTCCTTTCGATCTGTCATCTTTCGATTACAAAGAGGATCTACAAGGTATAGCAATGGAGAAACAGCATGATGTTTCTATATGGTACCAATGA
- the LOC107410439 gene encoding F-box protein At5g07610, with the protein MASNKRPKTSLNPIAASATSTCYQTPSSLSAEMVANNDDLLTEILVRLPINYVLAFKSLSKHWLSLISNPHFCRRSTALYNPSCGLFLLRPSISTNPNPVFDYLSLNQSSNLSNKHLMISLSFLTDPMGIKILQSCNGLLLCSTSGGPEARKKYYVYNPTTKHYTILPQLPVSGYAYRSTVMGLSLAFDPSKSLPYKVVCVKSRNSEQTQLEFEIYSSEMGAWRLSTSKSFLSPISTYNIDFNGGVFWNGAIHWISTREAAGALYFNLEEERFSEMPLPPLPEDWKDWNESQFGYFGESGDHLHVIGMYNPPSKCFNVYEMKRDYSG; encoded by the coding sequence ATGGCCTCTAACAAAAGACCCAAAACCTCCCTAAACCCCATTGCTGCCAGTGCCACCAGTACTTGTTATCAAACACCTTCTTCACTCTCCGCCGAAATGGTAGCCAACAATGATGATCTCCTAACCGAAATCCTTGTTCGCTTGCCCATCAACTATGTTCTGGCCTTCAAATCCCTATCCAAACACTGGCTTTCCCTCATCTCCAATCCACATTTCTGTCGCCGCAGCACTGCTCTCTACAACCCCAGCTGCGGCCTTTTCTTGCTCCGCCCTTCCATCTCAACCAACCCCAACCCAGTATTTGACTATCTTAGTCTCAATCAAAGCTCTAATCTCTCTAACAAACACTTAATGATAAGTCTCTCTTTTCTAACTGATCCCATGGGTATCAAAATCTTGCAGTCTTGCAATGGATTGTTATTATGTTCTACTTCCGGTGGACCCGAAGCAAGGAAAAAATACTACGTCTACAATCCTACCACTAAGCACTATACCATCCTTCCTCAGCTGCCGGTTAGTGGGTATGCTTATAGGTCTACTGTTATGGGATTGAGTTTAGCTTTTGATCCTTCCAAATCGCTTCCCTACAAAGTTGTTTGCGTTAAGAGCCGCAACTCCGAGCAAACCCAGTTGGAGTTTGAGATTTATTCATCTGAGATGGGAGCTTGGCGGCTAAGTACTAGCAAGTCTTTCTTGTCACCCATATCCACCTATAATATTGATTTCAATGGTGGTGTGTTTTGGAATGGTGCAATTCATTGGATCAGTACTAGGGAAGCGGCAGGTGCTCTATATTTCAACCTGGAAGAAGAGCGTTTTAGCGAAATGCCATTGCCTCCTCTACCAGAGGACTGGAAGGACTGGAATGAAAGTCAATTCGGATATTTTGGTGAATCGGGAGACCATTTGCATGTTATTGGTATGTATAATCCTCCATCAAAATGTTTCAATGTGTATGAAATGAAGAGAGACTATTCCGGCTAA